The sequence below is a genomic window from Sphingomonas jaspsi DSM 18422.
AGGAAGGGCCGCGCCTGATCCGCCTCAACATCGGGTTCGAAGACGTCGACGACCTGAAGGCAGACCTGGCTCAGGCGTTCGAAAAGGTGGCCTGATCGGCTTCGCCAGTCCCCCGGACTGGCTGCAGGCGTTGATCGGCTTCGCCAGTCCCCCGGACTGGCTGCAGGTGATCAATCGTCGCGGTAGGCGAGCTCGAGGTTGCCCCAGCGGCGGCCCTTGAAGAATAGCGGGATATAGATGTTCTTGACCGCGATCATCTCTTCGCCGCGCTGCATCATATAGGTCATCAGCGTCGGCGTGTCGCTCTTGAGCGCATAGCGGGTCTGGTCGTCGATCAAGATGCGGCGATTGCGGCAATGCGCGTCGTTCCACACCGGATCCGGGCCTTGCGGCCGCGAACGGGCGCTGAGGTGAGTCGGCAGGTGGCCGTTGACGTCGCCGATGGTGGTGCCGATCACGCGATTGTCGGCGGCGATGATGCCGTCGATCAACGGCTGAACATATTTGTCGGCCGTGTCGCAGAAGTTGGTGTCGAACTGCTTGGGGTTGCTGCCCGGGCGTTCGCGATAGTTACGGTCGAACACGTCGTCGATGCTGATCTCGCCGCGGTCGATCGCCTCTTCGATCTTCGCCTTGATCTGGTCCATCACCGCTTGCGCCTTGAGGATCATCGGCGTGTCGTCGATATCGGCCCCCGAATTGGCGAGCGTGTTGAGCATGGTGTTGCTCATCATCTCGAGGCTGGAAAGCCGCTGTTCGACCTTGATCAGCTGGCCGCCATTGTCGCGGGCGTCGCCGGCGAATTCGGTCAGCGATGCCTTCACTCGGTCGACGCTGGTCTGGATGAGGCCGGTCGAATGGGCGATGCCTTCGGTCTGGCGGTCGACCATGCCGACGAGTTCGGTCACTTCGCGAACCGTGTCGCTGATCTGGCTGAAGCCGACCTGCGCGGCGCGGCTGCGTTCGACGCCCGTCTTGATCTCGCTGGTGACAGCGCCCGCCTCACGGGTCAGCTCACCGATCGTTTCGGCAATCTGGCTGGTGGCGGCGCGGGTGTCATGGGCCAGCTTTTTCACTTCGGCGGCCACGACCGCGAAGCTGCGACCGGCATCGCCGGCGCGAGCGGCCTCGATGGTGGCGTTGAGCGCCAGCATATTGGTCTTGCGGGCGATGGTTTCGATGGTCGACGACACGGTCTGGACCTGGTTCATTGCGGTCGCGAAGCCCGCCATGCGCTCGCCGAGGTTGACGATCAGGTCGGTCAGCCCCTTGAAGCCTTCGATCGTCCCTTCGATGGCTTCTCGGCCGGTTTCGAGCTTGAGACGAGCCTGTTCGGACAGCAGCCGGGCTTCGTCGGTCGAATCGCTGACCCGGGCTTGGTCGGTGAGCAGGCGTGTCGTCACCTCTTCGAGCCCGTCGAGCATCTTCAAATGGTCCTGGATGCGACCGGCGACCGTCTGGACGTAGCCCGCGACGTCGCTGCATTCGATCGACAGCTTGCCGCAGTCCCGCGCCACGGCGCGAATCGCATTTT
It includes:
- a CDS encoding methyl-accepting chemotaxis protein, translating into MATLGIEQVTENAIRAVARDCGKLSIECSDVAGYVQTVAGRIQDHLKMLDGLEEVTTRLLTDQARVSDSTDEARLLSEQARLKLETGREAIEGTIEGFKGLTDLIVNLGERMAGFATAMNQVQTVSSTIETIARKTNMLALNATIEAARAGDAGRSFAVVAAEVKKLAHDTRAATSQIAETIGELTREAGAVTSEIKTGVERSRAAQVGFSQISDTVREVTELVGMVDRQTEGIAHSTGLIQTSVDRVKASLTEFAGDARDNGGQLIKVEQRLSSLEMMSNTMLNTLANSGADIDDTPMILKAQAVMDQIKAKIEEAIDRGEISIDDVFDRNYRERPGSNPKQFDTNFCDTADKYVQPLIDGIIAADNRVIGTTIGDVNGHLPTHLSARSRPQGPDPVWNDAHCRNRRILIDDQTRYALKSDTPTLMTYMMQRGEEMIAVKNIYIPLFFKGRRWGNLELAYRDD